In Candidatus Binatia bacterium, a single genomic region encodes these proteins:
- a CDS encoding ABC transporter permease, which produces MNLKRVAAISRKEFLQVRRDPRSLLIALFMPIMLLGLLGYGVRLDAKHVPIYVFDRDGSQDSQALLKRFQASEYFDLARVVDNYGEITAAIDAGRCKLALVVPPDFARRLRDGGGVAVQAIVDATDDNTANLAIGYASAVVGGFSQDVQLDWMRRHGLPDRSATPPLSIEFRTWYNEELESRNFIIPGVVALVMTLVGALLSSLTIAREWERGTMEQLVSTPVTAREIMVGKLIPYFLIGLIDAALCVAVGIGWFQVPFRGTVATLFVATALFLTVVLGIGFMISVAIPNQLGASVIAILVTLLPMNMLSGFAFPIDQMPAPIRAVTYLVWGRYYVTILKAVFLKGSGLRALAGPLFALVVYAAVVGTLATRAFRKTLT; this is translated from the coding sequence ATGAACCTCAAGCGCGTCGCTGCGATCTCCCGCAAGGAGTTCCTCCAGGTGCGTCGCGACCCCCGCAGCCTGCTGATCGCACTCTTCATGCCGATCATGCTGCTCGGGTTGCTCGGCTACGGCGTGCGGCTCGATGCGAAACACGTTCCGATCTACGTGTTCGATCGCGACGGCAGCCAGGACAGCCAGGCGCTCCTCAAGCGCTTCCAAGCATCCGAGTATTTCGATCTCGCACGCGTCGTCGACAACTACGGGGAGATCACCGCCGCGATCGACGCCGGCCGCTGCAAGCTCGCGCTCGTCGTCCCCCCCGACTTCGCGCGGCGGCTGCGCGACGGCGGCGGCGTCGCCGTTCAGGCCATCGTCGACGCGACCGACGACAACACCGCCAACCTCGCGATCGGCTATGCCAGCGCGGTGGTCGGTGGATTCTCGCAGGATGTGCAGCTCGACTGGATGAGGCGCCATGGGCTTCCCGACCGCTCGGCGACGCCGCCACTCTCGATCGAATTCCGCACCTGGTACAACGAAGAGCTGGAGAGTCGGAACTTCATCATCCCCGGCGTCGTCGCTCTGGTCATGACGCTCGTCGGCGCGCTGCTCTCGTCGCTGACCATCGCACGCGAGTGGGAACGCGGCACGATGGAGCAGTTAGTCTCGACCCCCGTGACCGCACGGGAGATCATGGTCGGCAAGCTGATTCCGTACTTCCTGATCGGGCTCATCGACGCCGCGCTCTGCGTGGCGGTCGGCATCGGCTGGTTCCAGGTCCCCTTCCGGGGCACGGTGGCGACGCTGTTCGTCGCCACGGCCCTCTTCCTGACTGTCGTCCTCGGGATCGGCTTCATGATCTCGGTGGCGATCCCCAACCAGCTCGGAGCGAGCGTGATCGCCATCCTCGTCACCCTACTGCCGATGAACATGCTTTCGGGATTCGCCTTTCCGATCGACCAGATGCCGGCACCGATTCGCGCCGTCACCTACCTCGTGTGGGGACGCTACTATGTGACGATTCTCAAAGCGGTGTTCCTGAAGGGCAGCGGACTCCGGGCGCTCGCCGGGCCGCTGTTCGCGCTGGTCGTCTATGCGGCCGTCGTGGGGACCCTCGCGACGCGGGCCTTCCGCAAGACGCTGACGTGA
- a CDS encoding ABC transporter permease, protein MLARIFHMLVKEFLQLRRDRYARIRLVVPPLIQMVMFGYAATFEVHSVATVVLDRDNSQESRDLVSRFTANGRFEVIAIAGDEVDLAQLVDRGRATIGIQIRCGFAAQLRKGVTAPVQLIVDGTNSNTALIALGYVNRIATAFASDYASNSVARVAPALLRVIPSVELEERPWYNPGFESRWFFVPGVIGSLMLVITVNLTAFAVVREREIGTLEQVMVSPIRPMEFILGKTLPSFLVGLVEATLITLVGTLWFRVPFRGDPLVLLLGVSLFLTCTLGMGLLISTVCKTQQQAFASSFFIMTPGFTLSGFSFPIASMPLAMQWLTYLNPLRYLLVVLRGTFLKGVGLGVLWPQMLAMAVIGATVLSVSVFRFRKSLD, encoded by the coding sequence GTGCTGGCACGCATCTTCCACATGCTCGTGAAGGAATTCCTCCAGCTCCGCCGAGACCGGTACGCGCGTATTCGGCTCGTGGTGCCGCCGCTCATCCAGATGGTGATGTTCGGCTACGCTGCGACGTTCGAGGTGCACAGCGTCGCGACCGTGGTGCTGGATCGCGATAACAGCCAGGAGAGCCGGGACCTGGTGTCGCGCTTCACGGCGAACGGCCGCTTCGAGGTGATCGCGATCGCAGGCGACGAAGTGGATCTCGCCCAGCTCGTCGACCGCGGGCGAGCGACCATCGGGATCCAGATCCGTTGCGGATTCGCCGCGCAGCTGCGCAAGGGCGTGACGGCTCCGGTGCAACTCATCGTCGACGGCACCAACTCCAACACCGCGCTCATCGCCCTCGGCTACGTGAACCGGATCGCGACCGCGTTCGCGAGCGATTACGCGAGCAACTCGGTGGCGCGCGTTGCTCCGGCGCTTCTGCGTGTAATTCCCAGCGTCGAGCTGGAGGAGCGCCCGTGGTACAATCCCGGTTTCGAGAGCCGCTGGTTCTTCGTGCCCGGGGTGATCGGCAGTCTGATGCTCGTCATCACCGTCAACCTGACCGCCTTCGCCGTGGTGCGCGAGCGAGAGATCGGCACGCTCGAACAGGTCATGGTGAGTCCGATTCGGCCGATGGAGTTCATTCTGGGCAAGACGTTGCCGTCGTTTCTGGTCGGGCTCGTCGAGGCCACGCTCATCACGCTCGTCGGCACCCTCTGGTTCCGCGTGCCATTCCGCGGCGATCCCTTGGTCCTGCTGCTCGGGGTATCGCTGTTCCTTACGTGTACCCTCGGCATGGGCCTGCTCATCTCGACGGTCTGCAAGACGCAGCAGCAAGCCTTCGCCTCAAGCTTCTTCATCATGACACCCGGCTTCACACTCTCGGGTTTCAGCTTCCCGATCGCCAGCATGCCGCTGGCCATGCAGTGGCTCACCTACCTGAACCCGCTCCGCTACCTCCTGGTCGTTCTCCGCGGCACGTTCCTGAAGGGCGTCGGCCTCGGCGTACTCTGGCCGCAGATGCTGGCGATGGCAGTGATCGGGGCGACGGTGCTCAGCGTGAGCGTCTTCCGCTTCCGGAAGTCGCTCGACTGA
- a CDS encoding MerR family transcriptional regulator gives MEAERRHRRSHRRRAGSENDSADARVYTIDELAAATGVPSRTVRHYQWVGALPRPTRKGRIALYREEHLQRLRLIAQLQDRGLHLRAIRDALRQAAHRRLSLEEWLGIGEHLRQPWSEETPLVLTEAELHQRLGDRPAGFVATFVRAGLLRRQGDQLAAAYLVPSPGLLDIGLKLHDAGLDIETGAEAAALVRHSLRRAAAKLVKHFAKRSGRGFARSRSAGDVGAALTALRSLGAEAVRLVFAQEIERALRTAMEKGAIPAPQRRR, from the coding sequence ATGGAAGCCGAACGCAGGCATCGCCGTTCCCATCGCCGGAGGGCTGGAAGTGAGAATGATTCCGCCGACGCGCGGGTCTATACGATCGACGAGCTGGCCGCGGCGACGGGCGTGCCCAGCCGGACTGTGCGACACTACCAGTGGGTGGGCGCCCTTCCACGCCCCACGCGCAAGGGCCGCATCGCGCTCTACCGGGAGGAGCACCTCCAGCGGTTGCGACTCATTGCCCAGCTCCAGGACCGCGGCTTGCACCTGCGCGCCATCCGCGACGCCCTGCGTCAGGCGGCGCATCGCCGGCTGTCGCTCGAGGAGTGGTTGGGCATCGGGGAACATCTGCGTCAGCCGTGGTCCGAGGAGACGCCGCTCGTGCTGACCGAGGCGGAGCTCCATCAGCGCCTGGGGGATCGGCCGGCGGGGTTCGTCGCGACGTTCGTGCGCGCAGGCTTGCTGCGCCGTCAAGGCGATCAGCTCGCTGCGGCCTACCTGGTCCCCAGCCCTGGCCTCCTCGACATCGGACTCAAGCTCCACGACGCCGGTCTGGACATCGAGACCGGGGCGGAAGCCGCGGCGCTCGTCCGCCACAGCCTGCGCCGCGCCGCCGCGAAGCTCGTCAAGCACTTCGCGAAGCGCAGCGGGCGTGGCTTCGCCCGCAGTCGGTCCGCCGGCGATGTCGGCGCGGCGCTGACGGCTCTCCGGTCACTCGGTGCCGAGGCGGTGCGTCTGGTATTCGCACAAGAGATCGAGCGAGCTTTGCGCACGGCGATGGAGAAGGGTGCGATCCCGGCT